A region from the Methanofollis liminatans DSM 4140 genome encodes:
- a CDS encoding serpin family protein, producing the protein MKHNRAGLVLLASVVVIATVLAGCTGVQDAASPEPTPPAGEDIPEAGGNDSVAAGNNRFAFDLYQELRNDPAYAEENLFFSPYSISSALAITYEGARGRTADEIRAVFHLPVDDTARREGFLAIDAGINSEDSGYTLRTANALWAEETYPFLQDYIETAGRYYSANVTNLDFTTQPEASRITINRWVEERTNDLIKDLLPEGSISPLTRLVITNAIYFKGTWVKQFDENKTVEAEFRKGPGESVLVPMMQRTDEEAVYGYAETNTLQVLEMPYTHESGTGLSMLVILPDEIEAAEESLDAQKIDDLRQSLTERRVNVYFPKFSLETTYPLAGTLAAMGMPTAFTDAADLSGMDGTQNLFVSRVVHKAFVDVNEEGTEAAAATGVIINLKTSLEGDETPTFRADHPFIFAILDNDTGTILFMGRVVDPVSP; encoded by the coding sequence ATGAAACACAATCGTGCCGGCCTCGTGCTCCTGGCATCGGTGGTTGTCATCGCCACAGTCCTTGCCGGATGCACCGGGGTTCAGGATGCGGCATCTCCGGAGCCCACGCCTCCGGCCGGGGAGGATATCCCGGAGGCCGGGGGAAATGACAGCGTGGCCGCCGGAAACAACCGGTTCGCCTTCGACCTGTATCAGGAGTTGAGAAACGATCCGGCGTACGCGGAAGAAAACCTCTTCTTCTCGCCCTACAGCATCTCATCTGCCCTCGCGATCACCTACGAGGGCGCCCGCGGCAGAACCGCCGATGAGATCAGGGCGGTCTTCCATCTCCCGGTAGACGACACCGCCAGACGGGAAGGGTTTCTGGCGATCGATGCGGGCATCAACAGCGAAGATTCCGGCTACACCCTGCGGACGGCAAACGCCCTGTGGGCTGAGGAGACCTACCCCTTCCTCCAGGACTACATCGAAACGGCCGGACGTTATTACTCTGCAAACGTCACCAACCTCGACTTCACCACCCAGCCCGAGGCTTCGCGCATCACGATCAACCGGTGGGTGGAGGAGAGGACGAACGACCTGATCAAGGATTTGCTGCCCGAAGGATCCATCAGTCCACTGACCAGACTGGTGATCACCAACGCCATCTACTTCAAGGGGACGTGGGTGAAGCAGTTCGATGAGAACAAGACGGTCGAGGCGGAGTTCAGGAAAGGACCGGGCGAGAGCGTGCTCGTCCCGATGATGCAGCGGACCGACGAGGAAGCCGTGTATGGCTACGCGGAGACCAACACCCTCCAGGTGCTCGAGATGCCCTATACCCACGAGAGCGGGACGGGCCTCTCCATGCTCGTCATCCTCCCCGACGAAATAGAGGCAGCCGAGGAGTCGCTCGACGCGCAGAAGATTGACGATCTGCGGCAATCCCTGACCGAGCGGCGCGTGAACGTCTATTTCCCGAAATTCTCGCTTGAGACGACATACCCGCTGGCCGGGACGCTTGCGGCGATGGGGATGCCGACCGCCTTCACCGACGCCGCCGACCTCTCGGGAATGGACGGCACACAGAACCTCTTTGTCAGCAGGGTCGTCCACAAGGCGTTTGTGGACGTGAACGAAGAGGGCACTGAGGCAGCCGCCGCCACCGGGGTGATCATAAACCTGAAGACCTCCCTTGAAGGAGACGAGACGCCGACCTTCAGGGCCGATCACCCATTCATATTCGCGATCCTGGACAACGACACCGGAACAATTCTCTTCATGGGGCGGGTCGTGGACCCGGTCAGCCCCTGA
- a CDS encoding substrate-binding periplasmic protein: MKSGLLLLAGALCLAFFLSAGCTGTGGGADLSSLTYVTEDYPPYNYMDNGSVTGIAVDILKEIAADAGTPIPAGKIRMMKWDEAYNTALSTPNTVIFSITRLPGREADFKWAGPFTTQKMVLFAPKSSSITINGPEDLKNYTIGVVTNDAAIGQLKALGVPQKNMLADQDPAVIIKSLQDGRIDLWCYGQEAGMIAARKATGSASFMEPVYTLDCYDLYYAFNRNTPDSVVALFQQGLDSVIAGDNQSGTSTYEEILKRHVSS; encoded by the coding sequence ATGAAATCGGGATTGTTGCTGCTGGCCGGCGCCCTCTGTCTGGCCTTTTTCCTCTCCGCCGGATGTACCGGGACAGGCGGCGGAGCAGATCTCTCCTCGCTGACCTATGTGACCGAAGACTATCCCCCCTATAACTACATGGATAACGGCAGCGTCACCGGCATTGCCGTGGACATCCTCAAGGAGATCGCCGCGGATGCCGGAACGCCGATCCCTGCCGGGAAGATCCGGATGATGAAATGGGACGAGGCCTACAACACCGCACTATCAACACCGAATACCGTTATTTTCTCCATCACCCGACTGCCAGGGCGCGAAGCGGATTTCAAATGGGCAGGCCCGTTTACCACACAAAAAATGGTGCTCTTCGCCCCAAAATCATCCAGCATCACCATAAACGGACCTGAAGACCTGAAGAATTACACTATCGGCGTCGTAACAAACGATGCAGCGATCGGACAGTTGAAAGCCCTCGGCGTCCCGCAGAAGAACATGCTGGCCGATCAGGATCCTGCAGTGATCATCAAAAGTCTTCAGGACGGCCGGATCGATCTCTGGTGCTATGGACAGGAGGCAGGAATGATCGCCGCCAGAAAAGCCACCGGATCCGCCTCATTCATGGAACCGGTCTATACCCTCGACTGCTATGACCTGTATTATGCATTCAACCGAAACACACCCGATTCGGTGGTGGCGCTCTTCCAGCAGGGGCTCGATTCGGTGATAGCCGGCGACAATCAATCCGGTACGAGCACCTACGAGGAGATCCTGAAGCGGCACGTATCGTCATAA
- a CDS encoding tyrosine-type recombinase/integrase, whose product MARGVRSGSAFHRTDATYTRQGTEMIEKAVVEGRITRDDADLITLFLAELSAAGRGICASRRYKITVHACALRRWLPPFREATYADLLRAVESVKTATKANGEPYAKNTIADIVRILRRLFMWMGEEGFTEIPAEKIRRKIRPPPYQRVTKGVDDVLTEDEIRRSIEACRTTKDRALISVLYESGMRIGELAALRWRDIEFNDWNAALSTDGKTGILRYIPLILARGDLAMWRGQYPGDPRGDALVFLTEHTHQPLQYAGVVKQIKAITVRARIEKKITPHLFRHSRITHLVQQGVSESVIKLMMWGNLRTDMLETYLHLRKDDISKAMATLNGVETPDTSDAVSPLEPKQCPRCKRIWPPDAGWCMACGLELTEAAADEKARLKAEAIEFVELATEHPDLMREVLDEMRSRRATSVVK is encoded by the coding sequence ATGGCGCGAGGGGTACGATCAGGGAGTGCGTTTCACCGGACCGATGCGACGTACACCCGACAGGGCACCGAGATGATTGAGAAGGCCGTGGTCGAGGGGCGGATCACCCGCGATGATGCGGACCTGATCACCTTGTTTCTTGCCGAACTATCGGCAGCGGGCCGGGGAATATGCGCGAGCCGGCGGTATAAAATAACGGTCCACGCGTGCGCACTCCGCCGATGGCTCCCGCCGTTCCGCGAGGCGACCTATGCCGATCTTCTGCGGGCGGTGGAGTCCGTCAAGACGGCGACGAAGGCAAACGGCGAACCATACGCGAAAAACACGATTGCCGATATTGTCCGAATCCTCCGCCGTCTGTTCATGTGGATGGGTGAAGAGGGGTTCACGGAGATCCCGGCGGAGAAGATCCGGCGAAAGATCCGGCCGCCGCCCTATCAGCGTGTGACGAAGGGAGTAGATGACGTTTTGACCGAGGATGAGATCCGGCGGTCGATCGAGGCGTGCCGGACCACAAAGGACCGGGCTTTGATCAGCGTTCTTTATGAAAGCGGAATGCGGATCGGGGAACTCGCAGCCCTCCGGTGGCGCGATATTGAGTTTAACGATTGGAACGCCGCCCTATCGACAGACGGCAAAACCGGAATCCTTCGGTATATCCCGCTGATCCTCGCACGGGGCGATCTTGCAATGTGGCGCGGCCAGTACCCGGGCGACCCTCGCGGCGACGCCCTGGTGTTTCTCACCGAGCACACACACCAGCCGCTGCAGTACGCGGGTGTCGTGAAGCAGATCAAGGCGATCACAGTGCGGGCCAGGATTGAGAAAAAAATCACGCCGCACTTGTTCAGGCACTCGCGGATCACGCACCTGGTGCAGCAAGGCGTGTCGGAATCGGTGATCAAGTTGATGATGTGGGGCAATTTGCGCACCGATATGCTTGAAACATATCTTCACCTGCGAAAAGACGATATTTCAAAGGCAATGGCGACATTGAACGGTGTTGAGACGCCGGACACATCAGACGCGGTTTCGCCCCTCGAACCGAAACAATGCCCGCGGTGCAAGCGGATATGGCCCCCGGATGCCGGGTGGTGCATGGCCTGCGGGCTTGAACTGACCGAGGCCGCGGCGGACGAAAAGGCGCGGTTGAAGGCCGAGGCCATAGAGTTTGTAGAACTTGCAACCGAGCACCCCGATCTGATGCGGGAGGTTCTCGACGAGATGCGATCACGTCGCGCCACATCGGTTGTGAAGTGA
- a CDS encoding helix-turn-helix domain-containing protein, producing the protein MAITELLYNAVDAGAILCASPQTVGRWIRSGELRAVKIGRRWKIRESDLEAFIEKMDHDTGRGKQAPTSAPFPGHRHAPQMGVTDD; encoded by the coding sequence ATGGCAATTACAGAGTTGCTGTACAACGCTGTCGACGCCGGCGCGATCCTGTGTGCCTCACCGCAAACTGTGGGGCGTTGGATTCGTTCTGGTGAACTCAGGGCAGTGAAAATCGGTCGCCGCTGGAAAATCAGGGAGTCTGATCTGGAGGCATTTATTGAAAAAATGGACCACGACACCGGGAGGGGTAAGCAAGCGCCAACTTCCGCCCCCTTCCCCGGCCACCGACACGCCCCGCAGATGGGGGTGACGGATGACTGA